GCAGCACCGTGTTGAGCGCGATCGCCGAGTTGCGCCACCAGCGTCTGCTGTTGGCGGCTGCTCGTCTGGCCGCGGCCGGGTATGCCCCCCGTGCGATCATCTCGCGGTAGATAACCCGACCCCGTTTCCAGTGCTTGAGCTGCACCGCCCGCAGGCGATGACGGACCCAGGCATCGATGTCGGCAAACACCCCAGGTGTCTCTGCGAGGCGGAAGTAGCCTTTCCACCCGGTCAGATACACCCCAAGCGATTTGCACGTCTGCGCGAGGCTTCGTCCGGCACTGCGCCGGGTCAGTTCCCGCACACGCTCCTTCATGCGCTTGATGGCCGGTGGAGCGACGCGCCGCCGGATCGTCCGCCCTCTGCCTGTCCAGAAGGAGAAGCCGAGGAACTTCGATGCCGTGGCACGCCTCACCTTGCTCTTGGCCTCGTTGACGCGGAGCTTCAGCTTTCCGAACTGCTTGCGCAGCGAGGCCATCACCCGCTCGCCCGAACGCTGCGTCCGAACATAGACGTTCAGATCGTCGGCGTAGCGGACGAAGGTATGGCCCCTTCGCTCCAGCTCCTTGTCGATTTCGTCCAACAGCACGTTGGCCAACAGCGGCGAGAGTGGGCCGCCTTGCGGCGTGCCTTCCTCCCGCCCGATCACCACCCCGTCGGCGAGCACGCCCGCGTTGAGGTAGCGGCGGATCAGCCGCAGCACCCGACGGTCCGCGATCCGTCTGGTCAACCTCCCCATCAGGAGGTCGTGGTTGACCCGGTCGAAGAACTTCTCCAGGTCGATGTCCACGACAAAGCTCCGACCTTCCTGCACGTAGGCTTGCGCGCGACGTATCGCGTCGTGCGCACTCCGTCCGGGCCGGAAGCCGTAGCTCGCATCCGAGAAGGTCGGGTCGAACAGCGGTTGCAGGACACCCAGCAGGGCCTGCTGGATGAACCGGTCGAGCGCCGTCGGGATGCCGAGCTCACGCTCGCCCCCGCCGGGCTTGGGAATCGCCACCCGTCTCACCGGCTGCGGCTGGTAGCGTCCGGCGAGCAGTTCCTCGCGCAAACGCGGCCAGTGCACGCGCAGATAGCCGGGCAGCTCTTCGACCGTCATCCCGTCGATGCCGCAACTTCCCGCGTTCTGTCGAACGCGCTTCAATGCGGCCTGAAGGTTTGGGCGTTCGCACACCCGCTCCATCAGGTCGTTACTTCCCAGGCACTCGTTTCCACTGCCAGTCAGGGGCGCTTCCACACGTCCGTCCGACCCCTGCGGCTTCACCGCATTGGCCGTTCGAGCGCTCGGATCTTCATCCGACTTCCGTGGCATAATTCCCCCGAGGCCCATGGGCGTCTCGCCCTTCCCATCGTTTGGCCCTTCGTCATGCCGTCGCCAAGGCTTCGGCAGAACTACTATGGCCTCTGCTGACTTCTCGCTCCGCCGGCCTTTCGGCCATCGTCGCCCTTTCAGGCACAAGGCGAGATCTCCCCGGGTAAGAACATCGGCCTTCGCTGCACGACCGCCGGATCTACGTCGCCTCGCCTTGGTCACGAGAGCTTCGCGGCCGTATGCCCGCTCGCCCTGCTCGGCTCCGCCTTCTATCCGGTTCCTGTTCGTCGGCCCGCAGCTTCGTTCCACGCTTCCTTCACGCCGTCCTCACGGCCCGACGCTCTGCGTTTCCCTTCGCTCGCTGTGACCAGCTCACGGGAGGACTTTCACCTCCAAGTCAATGCCCATGCCGGGCGCACATACGAAAAACCGCCCGGCACAACCGGGCGGTTTTTTATTGAGGCGGAAGATGGCGATCTAGGAGGCGTTGACAAATTGGCGCATCCACAAGCGGATTGAGACAATTTGAATGAAGCCTAGATAGCTGTCGGCAGTTTTGTCGTATCGGGTTGCCAGCCTTCGCGCATTTTTCAGTTTGTTGAAGCAGCGTTCAACCATGTTGCGCAGGGCATAGATGGCGGCATCAACGGGCAATTGGATCAACCTGTTTCGCTTGGTCGGAATAATCGCAATGCCGCCGCGTTTCTCCATGTCTTCACGAATGAAGTCAGCATCATAGCCCTTGTCGGCGAGCAGGACCTTGGGCGTTGGCCCATCAGCATCCATCACCGGCATATATCCCTTGAAGTCGGAGGCTTCGCCGCCGGTCAGCGCAAACGCTATTGGCAGGCCCATTGCATTTATGCGGAGATGGATCTTGGTCGTGAAGCCACCTTTTGAGCGGCCAAGACCCTGACGCGCAGTCCCCCTTTTAGCACCGGCTGAACAGTGGTGCGCCCGGATTATGGTGCTGTCGATCATTTGCAAGCTGGGATTGCCACCGCCGCTTTCGTTGAAGGCTTCGAGAAGCAACTCCCACAAGCCCAATAACGTCCAGCGCCGGAACTGGCGGTAAACCGATGACCATTTGCCAAAGTGTTCGTGCAG
The genomic region above belongs to Bradyrhizobium sediminis and contains:
- a CDS encoding IS5 family transposase codes for the protein MNDEEWAYLEPFVIERGARSGRRPRDHRLVLDGIFWIARTGVAWRDLHEHFGKWSSVYRQFRRWTLLGLWELLLEAFNESGGGNPSLQMIDSTIIRAHHCSAGAKRGTARQGLGRSKGGFTTKIHLRINAMGLPIAFALTGGEASDFKGYMPVMDADGPTPKVLLADKGYDADFIREDMEKRGGIAIIPTKRNRLIQLPVDAAIYALRNMVERCFNKLKNARRLATRYDKTADSYLGFIQIVSIRLWMRQFVNAS
- the ltrA gene encoding group II intron reverse transcriptase/maturase; its protein translation is MGLGGIMPRKSDEDPSARTANAVKPQGSDGRVEAPLTGSGNECLGSNDLMERVCERPNLQAALKRVRQNAGSCGIDGMTVEELPGYLRVHWPRLREELLAGRYQPQPVRRVAIPKPGGGERELGIPTALDRFIQQALLGVLQPLFDPTFSDASYGFRPGRSAHDAIRRAQAYVQEGRSFVVDIDLEKFFDRVNHDLLMGRLTRRIADRRVLRLIRRYLNAGVLADGVVIGREEGTPQGGPLSPLLANVLLDEIDKELERRGHTFVRYADDLNVYVRTQRSGERVMASLRKQFGKLKLRVNEAKSKVRRATASKFLGFSFWTGRGRTIRRRVAPPAIKRMKERVRELTRRSAGRSLAQTCKSLGVYLTGWKGYFRLAETPGVFADIDAWVRHRLRAVQLKHWKRGRVIYREMIARGAYPAAARRAAANSRRWWRNSAIALNTVLPNDLFKRLGVPKLAS